One genomic segment of Hordeum vulgare subsp. vulgare chromosome 2H, MorexV3_pseudomolecules_assembly, whole genome shotgun sequence includes these proteins:
- the LOC123426057 gene encoding uncharacterized protein LOC123426057 — protein sequence MADGTGDAHEGVYDPMKDPARRPRRSNDPGWNYGYWWKPPDINIVVCNLCGKITKGGIKRHKEHLAATGGDATGCPNATTQLRREMLEYLQNNRRNIRQPDDDDDDVVEVDSTTMGPAVQCSTTRPSSGSAAQRNKKAFAVKITGKKCQAVAAKSIVPYLGKKPEDVVDERRSGCSQSTMESSTKTPEDRHYVSMQWALFFYECGIPFNAASSRQFQIAIEASCQYGPGYKPPSHELRETLLKDCVKETKLLRAKHEAAWKQYGCTLMSDGWSDRRGRHLINFLVNSPEGTSWSRWMHQVNAKMLG from the coding sequence ATGGCAGATGGGACTGGGGATGCTCATGAGGGTGTTTATGATCCAATGAAAGATCCAGCACGCAGGCCACGGAGGTCAAATGATCCTGGATGGAATTATGGGTATTGGTGGAAACCTCCGGACATCAATATTGTTGTATGCAATCTTTGTGGCAAGATAACTAAAGGCGGGATCAAGAGACACAAAGAGCATCTTGCAGCCACCGGTGGGGATGCAACAGGCTGTCCAAATGCTACCACACAACTTAGGAGGGAGATGTTAGAATATTTGCAAAATAACAGGAGAAACATAAGACagccagatgatgatgatgatgatgtagtgGAGGTAGATTCAACAACCATGGGACCAGCAGTTCAATGCTCCACTACAAGGCCAAGTTCAGGGTCAGCAGCCCAGAGGAACAAGAAGGCCTTTGCTGTAAAAATCACCGGCAAAAAGTGTCAAGCTGTTGCAGCCAAGTCAATTGTTCCATACTTAGGAAAAAAACCTGAGGATGTTGTTGATGAAAGACGCTCCGGGTGTTCTCAAAGCACCATGGAGTCCAGCACAAAAACACCGGAAGATAGACACTATGTGAGTATGCAGTGGGCATTGTTCTTCTATGAGTGTGGCATACCTTTCAATGCTGCAAGCTCTAGGCAGTTTCAGATTGCAATAGAAGCCTCTTGTCAATATGGCCCAGGTTACAAGCCTCCTTCTCATGAGCTGCGGGAGACATTGCTTAAGGATTGTGTCAAGGAAACAAAACTGTTGAGGGCGAAGCACGAGGCAGCATGGAAGCAATATGGCTGCACACTTATGTCAGATGGCTGGTCCGATAGAAGGGGACGCCACTTGATCAACTTCCTTGTAAACAGCCCAGAGGGCACTTCTTGGAGTCGATGGATGCATCAAGTGAATGCCAAGATGCTCGGATGA